A window from Mesorhizobium sp. WSM2240 encodes these proteins:
- a CDS encoding nucleoside triphosphate hydrolase translates to MSEIAHIAATIFKRAGGQRRFVVAIAGPPGAGKSTLSAQLHDLLPEGSAAVVPMDGFHFDDAVLEKRGLRGRKGAPETFDYSGFETLLKRIRAMEPDIAIPVFDRTMELSRAAAAIIPAEVKFILVEGNYLTLDEAPWSGLTPLFDFSLFVDVPRSELERRLMQRWHEHGKSDEEARAWIASNDMPNIDRVLARRRQADLVI, encoded by the coding sequence ATGTCGGAAATTGCACATATCGCCGCCACCATCTTCAAGCGCGCCGGCGGGCAGCGCCGCTTCGTCGTCGCCATTGCCGGGCCGCCAGGCGCAGGCAAGTCGACGCTCTCGGCACAACTGCACGACCTACTGCCCGAAGGCTCGGCCGCCGTCGTACCGATGGACGGGTTCCATTTCGACGATGCGGTGCTGGAAAAGCGCGGGCTGCGCGGGCGCAAAGGCGCGCCGGAGACATTCGACTATTCCGGCTTCGAGACCTTGCTGAAGCGCATCCGCGCAATGGAGCCGGATATCGCAATACCGGTGTTCGATCGCACGATGGAATTGTCGCGAGCGGCGGCGGCGATCATTCCGGCGGAGGTAAAATTCATCCTCGTGGAAGGCAATTACCTGACGCTCGATGAAGCGCCCTGGTCGGGCCTGACGCCGCTTTTCGATTTCAGCCTGTTCGTCGACGTGCCGCGCTCAGAGCTCGAACGCCGCCTGATGCAACGTTGGCATGAGCACGGCAAATCGGACGAAGAGGCCCGCGCCTGGATCGCGTCGAACGACATGCCGAACATCGACAGGGTGCTGGCCCGGCGAAGGCAGGCCGACCTGGTGATTTGA